The Helianthus annuus cultivar XRQ/B chromosome 16, HanXRQr2.0-SUNRISE, whole genome shotgun sequence genome includes a window with the following:
- the LOC110915932 gene encoding GDT1-like protein 3 isoform X1, with amino-acid sequence MAMHHQKSIVLSGAFSALFVMTILSTGLGRIFPNLISRKQTNNAATALYAFFGLRLLYIAWRSDSKASQKKEMEEVEEKLESGQGKTAARRFFSRFCTPIFLEFDALVAALLFFEGGEEAQLKKN; translated from the exons ATGGCAATGCATCATCAAAAGTCGATTGTTTTATCTGGCGCCTTCAGTGCACTGTTCGTGATGACG ATACTGTCTACAGGGCTTGGTAGGATTTTTCCAAATTTGATATCTAGGAAGCAGACAAACAATGCTGCTACAG CTCTTTATGCCTTTTTTGGGCTGCGTTTGCTCTATATAGCTTGGAGATCAgattcaaaagcatctcagaagAAGGAGATGGAAGAG GTAGAAGAGAAACTTGAGTCTGGACAAGGAAAAACAGCTGCCCGACGGTTCTTTTCTAGATTCTGTACGCCTATTTTCTTGGAG TTTGATGCATTGGTAGCTGCTCTTCTGTTTTTCGAAGGAGGTGAGGAAGCTCAGCTGAAAAAAAATTGA
- the LOC110915932 gene encoding GDT1-like protein 3 isoform X2, protein MAMHHQKSIVLSGAFSALFVMTILSTGLGRIFPNLISRKQTNNAATALYAFFGLRLLYIAWRSDSKASQKKEMEEVEEKLESGQGKTAARRFFSRFCTPIFLELLFCFSKEVRKLS, encoded by the exons ATGGCAATGCATCATCAAAAGTCGATTGTTTTATCTGGCGCCTTCAGTGCACTGTTCGTGATGACG ATACTGTCTACAGGGCTTGGTAGGATTTTTCCAAATTTGATATCTAGGAAGCAGACAAACAATGCTGCTACAG CTCTTTATGCCTTTTTTGGGCTGCGTTTGCTCTATATAGCTTGGAGATCAgattcaaaagcatctcagaagAAGGAGATGGAAGAG GTAGAAGAGAAACTTGAGTCTGGACAAGGAAAAACAGCTGCCCGACGGTTCTTTTCTAGATTCTGTACGCCTATTTTCTTGGAG CTGCTCTTCTGTTTTTCGAAGGAGGTGAGGAAGCTCAGCTGA
- the LOC110915932 gene encoding GDT1-like protein 4 isoform X3, producing the protein MAMHHQKSIVLSGAFSALFVMTILSTGLGRIFPNLISRKQTNNAATALYAFFGLRLLYIAWRSDSKASQKKEMEEKRNLSLDKEKQLPDGSFLDSVRLFSWSLMHW; encoded by the exons ATGGCAATGCATCATCAAAAGTCGATTGTTTTATCTGGCGCCTTCAGTGCACTGTTCGTGATGACG ATACTGTCTACAGGGCTTGGTAGGATTTTTCCAAATTTGATATCTAGGAAGCAGACAAACAATGCTGCTACAG CTCTTTATGCCTTTTTTGGGCTGCGTTTGCTCTATATAGCTTGGAGATCAgattcaaaagcatctcagaagAAGGAGATGGAAGAG AAGAGAAACTTGAGTCTGGACAAGGAAAAACAGCTGCCCGACGGTTCTTTTCTAGATTCTGTACGCCTATTTTCTTGGAG TTTGATGCATTGGTAG